A window of Strix aluco isolate bStrAlu1 chromosome 11, bStrAlu1.hap1, whole genome shotgun sequence contains these coding sequences:
- the THUMPD3 gene encoding tRNA (guanine(6)-N(2))-methyltransferase THUMP3 isoform X2 — MAEPEADTATAGQGPAPAPGPPEEGAGLAAVIGATVPTGFELTAAEEVQEKLGSASRISRDRGKIYFEVPARGLPQVHRLRSVDNLFVVVQEFKDYQFKENKEDALKDLEDLVKKLPWTDPLKVWELNNSLKKKKTKRKKHNLQSGASKEKLNEDGEEEGTDQKDAGKREDCAQNAAGVEPASGQDMEETQGVASRNGEEGEDNEQSDAKGESQAGSGSASQAGDGKTSEGEVKVLKFRVTCNRAGDKHSFTSNEAARDFGGAVQEHFQWKADMTNFDVEVLLNIHNNEVVVGIALTEESLHRRNITHFGPTTLRSTLAYGMLRLCDPQPTDIIVDPMCGTGAIPIEGATEWPSCYHIAGDNNPQAVKRAANNICSLLKKNENKESTSLGIPLDIIQWDICNLPLRTGSVDIIVTDMPFGKRIGSKKKNWDLYPACLTEMGRICTPGTGRAALLTQDKKCFAKALSRMGHIWRKGQTVWVNVGGLHAAVYLLKRTWERAEEKRSFW; from the exons ATGGCCGAACCGGAGGCGGACACGGCGACGGCGGGCCAGGGTCCGGCTCCAGCTCCGGGCCCGCCCGAGGAGGGCGCGGGGCTCGCGGCCGTTATCGGCGCCACTGTGCCCACCGGGTTCGAGCTGACGGCGGCCGAGGAGGTGCAGGAGAAGCTGGGCTCGGCCTCCAGGATCAGCAGGGACCGGGGGAAGATCTACTTCGAGGTCCCGGCCCGGGGCCTGCCGCAG GTCCATCGCCTAAGGTCAGTGGATAACTTATTTGTTGTTGTTCAGGAGTTCAAAGACTatcaatttaaagaaaacaag gAAGATGCTCTAAAGGATTTGGAAGATTTGGTTAAAAAACTGCCTTGGACCGATCCGTTGAAAGTTTGGGAGCTGAACAacagcttaaaaaagaaaaagacaaaacgcAAAAAACATAATCTGCAGAGCGGTGCAAGCAAAGAGAAGTTGAATgaggatggagaagaggaaggaacagATCAGAAAGATGCTGGTAAACGGGAGGACTGTGCCCAAAACGCTGCGGGTGTAGAACCCGCTAGCGGCCAGGATATGGAAGAGACCCAAGGAGTGGCATCCCGaaatggggaggaaggggaagataATGAACAATCGGATGCTAAAGGCGAATCGCAGGCAGGTTCTGGGAGTGCGAGCCAGGCTGGCGATGGGAAGACAAGCGAAGGAGAGGTGAAGGTGTTGAAGTTCCGTGTTACATGCAATAGAGCAGGAGACAAGCACAGTTTCACGTCCAACGAGGCCGCGCGAGACTTCGGTGGAGCTGTGCAGGAGCACTTCCAGTGGAAGGCTGACATGACTAACTTTGATGTAGAG GTTCTTCTGAATATTCACAACAATGAAGTGGTTGTGGGTATTGCATTAACTGAAGAAAGTCTTCATAGAAGAAACATTACACATTTTGGACCCACAACTCTTCGTTCAACTCTCGCTTATGGCATGCTTAG ACTCTGTGATCCACAGCCCACAGATATCATTGTTGATCCCATGTGTGGTACAGGTGCAATACCAATAGAG GGAGCTACAGAATGGCCTAGCTGCTACCATATTGCTGGTGATAACAACCCACAGGCTGTAAAGAGAGCAGCAAACAACATCTGTTCTTtactaaagaaaaatgagaataagGAAAG CACTTCCCTGGGCATACCCTTGGACATCATTCAGTGGGATATCTGCAACCTCCCTTTGCGGACTGGTTCTGTGGACATTATTGTGACAGACATGCCATTTGGAAAGAG GATAGGGTCAAAGAAGAAGAATTGGGATCTCTATCCAGCCTGCCTGACAGAGATGGGCCGGATCTGCAcgccagggacaggcagggctgcgcTGCTTACGCAGGACAAGAAATGCTTTGCCAAG GCCTTGTCGCGAATGGGACACATCTGGCGCAAAGGTCAGACTGTATGGGTGAATGTAGGGGGGCTTCACGCTGCAGTGTATCTTCTGAAACGCACCtgggaaagagcagaagaaaaaagatcattCTGGTAA
- the THUMPD3 gene encoding tRNA (guanine(6)-N(2))-methyltransferase THUMP3 isoform X1, whose translation MAEPEADTATAGQGPAPAPGPPEEGAGLAAVIGATVPTGFELTAAEEVQEKLGSASRISRDRGKIYFEVPARGLPQVHRLRSVDNLFVVVQEFKDYQFKENKEDALKDLEDLVKKLPWTDPLKVWELNNSLKKKKTKRKKHNLQSGASKEKLNEDGEEEGTDQKDAGKREDCAQNAAGVEPASGQDMEETQGVASRNGEEGEDNEQSDAKGESQAGSGSASQAGDGKTSEGEVKVLKFRVTCNRAGDKHSFTSNEAARDFGGAVQEHFQWKADMTNFDVEVLLNIHNNEVVVGIALTEESLHRRNITHFGPTTLRSTLAYGMLRLCDPQPTDIIVDPMCGTGAIPIEGATEWPSCYHIAGDNNPQAVKRAANNICSLLKKNENKESSTSLGIPLDIIQWDICNLPLRTGSVDIIVTDMPFGKRIGSKKKNWDLYPACLTEMGRICTPGTGRAALLTQDKKCFAKALSRMGHIWRKGQTVWVNVGGLHAAVYLLKRTWERAEEKRSFW comes from the exons ATGGCCGAACCGGAGGCGGACACGGCGACGGCGGGCCAGGGTCCGGCTCCAGCTCCGGGCCCGCCCGAGGAGGGCGCGGGGCTCGCGGCCGTTATCGGCGCCACTGTGCCCACCGGGTTCGAGCTGACGGCGGCCGAGGAGGTGCAGGAGAAGCTGGGCTCGGCCTCCAGGATCAGCAGGGACCGGGGGAAGATCTACTTCGAGGTCCCGGCCCGGGGCCTGCCGCAG GTCCATCGCCTAAGGTCAGTGGATAACTTATTTGTTGTTGTTCAGGAGTTCAAAGACTatcaatttaaagaaaacaag gAAGATGCTCTAAAGGATTTGGAAGATTTGGTTAAAAAACTGCCTTGGACCGATCCGTTGAAAGTTTGGGAGCTGAACAacagcttaaaaaagaaaaagacaaaacgcAAAAAACATAATCTGCAGAGCGGTGCAAGCAAAGAGAAGTTGAATgaggatggagaagaggaaggaacagATCAGAAAGATGCTGGTAAACGGGAGGACTGTGCCCAAAACGCTGCGGGTGTAGAACCCGCTAGCGGCCAGGATATGGAAGAGACCCAAGGAGTGGCATCCCGaaatggggaggaaggggaagataATGAACAATCGGATGCTAAAGGCGAATCGCAGGCAGGTTCTGGGAGTGCGAGCCAGGCTGGCGATGGGAAGACAAGCGAAGGAGAGGTGAAGGTGTTGAAGTTCCGTGTTACATGCAATAGAGCAGGAGACAAGCACAGTTTCACGTCCAACGAGGCCGCGCGAGACTTCGGTGGAGCTGTGCAGGAGCACTTCCAGTGGAAGGCTGACATGACTAACTTTGATGTAGAG GTTCTTCTGAATATTCACAACAATGAAGTGGTTGTGGGTATTGCATTAACTGAAGAAAGTCTTCATAGAAGAAACATTACACATTTTGGACCCACAACTCTTCGTTCAACTCTCGCTTATGGCATGCTTAG ACTCTGTGATCCACAGCCCACAGATATCATTGTTGATCCCATGTGTGGTACAGGTGCAATACCAATAGAG GGAGCTACAGAATGGCCTAGCTGCTACCATATTGCTGGTGATAACAACCCACAGGCTGTAAAGAGAGCAGCAAACAACATCTGTTCTTtactaaagaaaaatgagaataagGAAAG CAGCACTTCCCTGGGCATACCCTTGGACATCATTCAGTGGGATATCTGCAACCTCCCTTTGCGGACTGGTTCTGTGGACATTATTGTGACAGACATGCCATTTGGAAAGAG GATAGGGTCAAAGAAGAAGAATTGGGATCTCTATCCAGCCTGCCTGACAGAGATGGGCCGGATCTGCAcgccagggacaggcagggctgcgcTGCTTACGCAGGACAAGAAATGCTTTGCCAAG GCCTTGTCGCGAATGGGACACATCTGGCGCAAAGGTCAGACTGTATGGGTGAATGTAGGGGGGCTTCACGCTGCAGTGTATCTTCTGAAACGCACCtgggaaagagcagaagaaaaaagatcattCTGGTAA